The Mastacembelus armatus chromosome 13, fMasArm1.2, whole genome shotgun sequence DNA segment ttatattatatatatatatataaatatataaaaggaACAGCTGCTTTATGTTTGGAATTTGTCCTGactatttgttttattgttattttaatgaataattTCACACCTGGCTAAGAGATGAAACATCATCACTGACAAAGCAAGTTCATCATTTCACTGTTggtatatttatttgtttatagaTGTCAATAAGTTGTTATATGCTGCAGGTTCATTCAGAGCTACAGCTGTAACAGCAACATGTACAGTGAGTGAAAGGAGAAAgcaaagataaaacaaatacCTTTATTGTTGTTGGTTACAGGAGCTGAAACATCTGAAACAAAGATCAATAATATGAATAAACCTTTTTAGATGAGAGTAATACAGGTACAAGAGTATAAGAGCTGgtcaaacatttctgaaagataatgtacagtacagacgTGTTATTACCTGAAGTTGATGAAGGCTGACTGGTTGGTTTAGCTGGTTGAATCTCTGGAACACTGTTGAGTAAATTATCTAAAAGGTAAACATGGAACTAAAGTGAAAAGTTCTGTAATAAACTATAATGAACATGATCATCTAAAGTCCATCAATACCCTGCCATCAGCATGTGTATGCAATGGTGCAgttttatactgtataatgATATGGAAGAAACTGTGATGACAGCAATTTCACAAATGGCTCAGAGATGAAACACCATTACTGACAAAGCAAGTTCATCATTTCAGTGTTGgtatatttatgtgtttacagATGTCAATAAGTTGTTTTATGCTGCAGGATCATTCAGAACTACAGCTGTATCAGCAACATATAGAAACAAATACCTTTATTGTTGGTTACAGTTGGTGAAACACCTGAAATGAAAATTATTGATATTAATGAACCTTTTTAAATGAGCGTAATACTGGTACAAAGAATGTACAGTAAATAGTTATATGTCTCTGTAGGAACAGTGGTAGTACTATGTGAAGGATAATGCAGAAAAAGATATGGAAGATACTGTAAAACGAAAGAAATGTAGAAAGATAATGTAGAAGAAATGGGTTATTACCTGTAGTCGGTGCAGGCTGACTGGTTGTATTAACTGGGTTAATATCTGAAATATTGATGTATAGATATATAGATGACCATATATAAGATAAACATGGAAGTAAAGCAGAATATTCTGTAATATTACTGCAATAAATGTGATAATGCCAAGTTGTGTTCTGCTTGTGTTCTTGGAAGCAACAGCATCTTTAAAACCTGGTGTAGCATCTATCAAGTCAATTAGCCTGATTATCTAATAATTatgaaaattatgttttaagaTTAAGCTAAGTTATGTTAAGTTAAGATTATGGACCTCTGGTCAGTACACTTGGGATAAATTACCTTTGTCTTTTTGAAAGACACACGTCTCAATAGTGGTAAGAACATGTTTGAAAATCTAtgaacaaaaaattaaaatgatgcaTCTGAGGAATAATTTATGGTGTTCACAAATATACTGACCTACAAACAACTTTGCAAACAAATTCAAGGTCACAGAGCTGATAAAATGAGCTTCCTGTGGAGATGAATGTCTAAAAATAGTTTCTTGGCATTTAATAACATATTATTAACAGTGTGTCTGATGTGTGATTTATATAGCGGTCCAGGTTCATGCTGATGACATGCAGCAGAGTGAATGATCCCATTACTAACCAGCACTTACCATTATTCAGATAACGCGTGAGTCTTCTGCACGTGGATGTTTGTTATTTGGAACTTAAAAATATGGAAGTTATGCATCTAATTACCAGATTGTGACTTGTAAATAATGTCACTTAAGTTGTAATTATGACAGAGAAACTCTGACTCACATAACTCCAAATACCGCTTCCATTTTCCATGAGACTGACAGATGATCTAATCTCATCACCCAAAACTGATGAACTGCCCCTTTAACCTCAGTGGTGCCTGATGTTATATTCTTACATATGTTCCTGTCAGTGCAGTGGGATTCACAGGCCTCCTGGGTGTCGAACATGTCTATGTTGGCCACACAGTGGCTGACGGAGCGCTCACACCTGGAACTAGTCCTGTTGCAGACAAATGTGGGGCTCCCAGGCAGGCAGCCGGTGGCAGTGTCAGAGCAGTTATCTGCAGGGAGACGCAGACACAACACAGTCACACCTGGTAATCACCTGCTGCCACAGATTCTAACCTGTGATGGGAAAACTGCTGCTcagcaaatcaaacaaaaaacattaatcTGTTAAATCTCACAGCATGTGAGCAAGTGCAGAGCCACTGAGATACTAACAAAGTACTACACGGAAATACAAGTGTGAGATATTAGTACTTAACCTGAGCATTTCAATGTTGTGgtacttcatccttggacttcactacatgtcattAGTGACATGTActtatttgtactttttcctgctctacatttaacTGATAACttgaagtatataaggtagttaacatgaGCTACCCAtgagtatataaagtacttcaaattagaagtatataaggtagttaacgtcagctacccagcggtatataaagtacttcaaattagaagtatataaggtagttaacgtcagctacccagcggtatataaagtacttcaaattagaagtatataaggtagttaacgtcagctacccagcggtatataaagtacttcaaattagaagtatataaggtagttaacatcatctacccagcggtatataaagtacttcaaattagaagtatataaggtagttagcgtcagctacccggcagtatataaagtacttcaaattagaagtatataaggtagttaacgtcagctacccggcggtatataaagtacttcaaattagaagtatataaggtagttaacgtcagctacccagcggtatataaagtacttcaaattagaagtatataaggtagttaacgtcagctacccagcggtatataaagtacttcaaattagaagtatataaggtagttaacgtcagctacccagcggtatataaagtacttcaaattagaagtatataaggtagttaacgtcagctacccagcggtatataaagtacttcaaattagaagtatataaggtagttaacatcatctacccagcggtatataaagtacttcaaattagaagtatataaggtagttagcgtcagctacccggcagtatataaagtacttcaaattagaagtatataaggtagttaacgtcagctacccagcggtatataaagtacttcaaattagaagtatataaggtagttaacgtcagctacccagcggtatataaagtacttcaaattagaagtatataaggtagttaacgtcagctacccagcggtatataaagtacttcaaattagaagtatataaggtagttaacgtcagctacccagcggtatataaagtacttcaaattagaagtatataaggtagttaacgtcagctacccagcggtatataaagtacttcaaattagaagtatataaggtagttaacgtcagctacccagcggtatataaagtactacaaattagaagtataagaccgctgggtagctgacgttaactaccttacatacttctaatttgaagtactttatataccgctgggtagctgacagagatatgctggagcctatcccagctctctttgggtgaaaggcaggggtacatcctggacaggtcaccagtccatcacagtgccacaaacaaaacaacaaattaaatataagCCGTCCTACCTTTATCTGAGGTGTGCACGGGGAACACGGTAAACTGGGTGCTGTGGTCTCTGGGGTACAGGAACCAGCCCCGGTTCAGACAGTTGACCAGCAGACAGTGGTATGTGGCCACCAGCACCATGTGACAGTCGGGCTCCGTGATGCACTCCAGTCGGCAGCTCTCCTCGTCCCTTGTCTCTGCGGGCCGGATCAGACTGAGGGTCCCCGAGACGAAGCACTGCGCCATGTTTGGGAGCTGAGCCTGACCGGGCCAGACCAGGACACCAAGCAGTAACGGGTAGAACCAGAGCCCATACACTCTGTGCCTGGCCATCCTTCAGCCTCACACGTTCTTTCCAAACAATCAGAGAAAAGCAGATTTTCCAGATCAAAATTGAAGTTTTCTGTTTTACCAGGACAGAGACGACGTTTATACTGCTGTGCAGGCTTTATGTTGTCTACAAGAAATTTATTGGGTCCTGCCCACATTCCTCTCACACAGATCTCTAATTACCTTAATTACAAATGTTAAACATTGTTGTCATATTCTGGGAGACAGGTGTTTCACTTCAGATTGTAATTAAACATATGTCGTCTGAATTTCAGCGTTCCCATAAAGGTCAGACTGAATATGTGGTCCACTTTCCAGGTCACGGGCCAGTCAGAGCTCAGCAGGTGAGGTGGTGGTGTCTTCAGAGCTAGAGGTTTGCAGCTGTACTGGAGGAAGAGCTCAAACAGGGACACATCTCCTCCATTGGCTTGACACCAGCGATCCCACAACCTCTCCTGCCTTCTACGTGCTACTCTAGATTTACAAATCCTTACTAACACAGACTCCTCATACAACAGGACAGAAACCAAGTCAGACCAAACCTGACCCAAACACGACGGACTCCATCTgatcattatattttattacaattCCATATTTGTAATTAGAAGCCTGTGAGTCAACAGGAGTCACTGCCTGCTGACTCCACAACCTGTTGGTCTGGTTTGGGCCTAATTAGAAACTTTAGAGACATGATGGCAGCACCAGAGGGGAGGAATAAGCCGCTGCACTCCGGTCCAGTGACCAGGATTTCTGCCAAAACATTCTATTTACTTAAACAAAGCAGGGTATAAAATTGAGGTTATTTctaatattatatttttcaccacagaaaataataaaacacataagagaaatgtttttaaattactcagcacagtgaaaacaatagAATTTCTGGTTGTGTTCTTATTGTGGTGACAATTGTAACTATAACAAGTTCTGCTAAAGTGTTTCATCTTCTCTTGTTATTGTGGTGTGACTGACTCTAAACAGCTCTCTGTAGAAACAGCAGATCAATTTGtctgcatgattgatttggcacaagtttcaTGCCAGAtgtccttcctgacacaacctcagTAGTTGAGGATagcagcccctggtcttccaagttggtctcccatccaaaTACTAGCCAGGCACAGTCCTGTTTATCTTCCAAGACCGAATGATATAAGGCACTCACACTCCGGTAATTTACACTAATCCAGTATGATCTAGTGTAGTCTAAACTAATCCAGTATAATCTAATGTATTCTAAACTAATCCAGTATAATCTAATGTAATCTAAACTAATCCagtataattcaattcaattcaattcaattttatttgtatagcaccaaatcacaatacaaatcatctcaaggcactttacaaaaactaaaactaaaaacccaacaattcccttatgagcaagcacttggcgacagtggagaggaaaaaactccctttaacggaagaaaaaaacctccagcagaaccgggctcagtttgggcggccatctgcctcgaccggttggggtgagtggatagagcagagagaaaagaacagcaacaataaacaacaaatagacactgcaagttggtggggccagtaactgcacatcagtgatatacagctccaggaccagggacacctgcagaaggtacagagagagagagagagagagggagggagagagcacaaactaggggagagagagagcacaaggttagtaacattcaatggtggaatatacatgaggtgggagagaaggggggggggggggggggtagggtaggggagctcagtgcaccgatggtcctcgggcagtctaggcctatagcagcataactaactaagggatggttcagggttgcctgaagccagccctaactatatgcttaTATATATAATCTAATCTAAACTAATCCAGTATAACCTAATATAATCTAAACTAATCCAGTATCATCTAATGTAATCAAAACTAATCCAGTATAATCTAATCCAAAGTAATCCAGTATAACCTAATGTAATCTAAAGCCATCCAATATAATCTAGTGTAATCTAAACTAATCCAGTATAATCTAATCTAAACTAATCCAGTATAATCTAATGTACTCTAAACCAATCCAGTATAATCTAATGTAATCTAAACTAATTCAGTATAATCTCATCTAAACTAATCCATCATAATCTAATGTACTCTAAACCAATTCAGTATAATCTAATGTAATCTAAACTAATTCAGTATAATCTCATCTAAACTAATTCAGCATAATCTAATGTACTCTAAACCAATCCAGTATAATCTAATCTAAACTAATCgagtataatttaaaataatccaGTATAATCTAATGTAATCTAAACTAATCTAGTATAATCTAATGTAATCTAAACTAATTCAGCATAATCTAATCTAAACTAACCCAATATACTCCAATCTAAACTAATCCAGTATAATCTAATCTAAACTAAACTAATCCCGTATAATCTAATTGAATCTAAACTAACCCAGTATAATGTAATCTAATCTAAACTAATCCAgaataatctaatctaatctggTAGTAGGTCTGAAAGAGACATTCACATGTGGCTGTTTTTTGAAAGGTAACTAAATCCATTGTTAGATCAGGGTACAGTGTGGACGCACACAAGACAAGACTTTCTGCACTTTGCACAACTATTCTCTGTTGACACTAAACTGTAATATCTTAGACTCATATCTGTTGTCCTGTTATCCACACTGTGAGAATATGTCTCCACACAGTCTGATGACACATTTTGGAGTTAAGGAGACGTCATACCTGGGCACAGCAGCAACATccattaaaatgcaaagaaaaagtaCAGATTCACTTTGTTTTGTCATCAGTGTCTGAAAGTTTTTAattctttgacttttttttgAGCGTACAGGAGGTCGAGcctgtgtgcacatgttttGCTGTTAGACAGGACAGGTATTCTGCTACAGGTCACACAGAAACCAAactaatgttttttattatgccaGTAAGAAAAACCACTGACTGCATCTTTAAAACTGTAAGACTTCTTTATCTTTAAAGTTCATCAGGGTGTTAGAGGCTTTAGGATCGAGTCTTTCtgaaccacacaaacacaaatgtgttgtTATGTGACATCTGCTGATTCAGGAAACTTTTACTTACAACAGGCCAAAACGAAACACAGCTAATGAATCTGCGGCTACACAGTGACCTCGGTAACACAAAAGGTTCAGACATAAACGACCATcccacttttgttttttcacgtTTGGTCTGACAAAGTCCTGACTGAGCCTGtggtgtctctgtgtgcagcaTCATGTCAGCGAGGTTCAGACGTACGCtttggagctgctgctgtcggAGGCTGGAGCCACTCTGTAGATGTTCTGACCTCGGCTCGTTGTGGAGTAGTTGTATGAAAACTGCCTGCAGGgtgcacagcacacacatgtaATGACACCCACAGCAATAACCATAAAGCTGATTCACTGTCATTGAAACAAATAgctctatgtttgtgtgtgtttgagaaagaATCCAGGTACAATGCACAAACCGTTAGAATTCACTCTCTCCTGTTCCCTAAACAGTCTCATTGTCCAACAGTGGAATCAATTCTGTTAAATGTCCCAGTTTATTACGAAAGTTTTAAAAATCCCTAATCTGGTGTCATTTCAGGGAATACTGCAAAATGaggctgctgctctctgtgggAAAAGTCACAGCGCCCTCCTGTGGACACAACTCACCCGGTACTACATGTAGCAGAGTGTGTGCCTGCTCACCGTGCAGGGGGGGCAGGAGATGTCCTCCTGCaggagcagcacagcagagacCCCCCCAGTACAGCCAGAGAGGAGGCCGCCCAGCCCAGGTACAGTCCAGTCCCCAGCTCGaacctgcagcagcaacacacagtgAGGTCagcatcttcatcatcatcatcagcatcaacaGGGAGTGTTTGTGGTGACAGACCTGACTCCGCCATACAGCGGGTCATAGAAGTCGTGGATGACTCTGCCGGCGTACCACGATACTGCAGTAAGACTGAAGACGCCTGGGAGGGGAAACACTGAGGTGAGGTCACCAGGTCACAGTAAGACAGAGTCTCATCGGGGCGTGAGGTCACAACAAAGGCCAAAGAAAATTTTGATGGTAACCTTTTGTTTGCGTACTACAACAGTTTTACAAAATTTGAATTCTTTTCCTTCCTGAAATTAATTGcgacttttatttttcctgtctGACATTGATGCATGTCCAAAAAGAAATGCAGGTTTTCATTATAGAGAGTCTGCAGCAGGAAATGAAAGCAGACAATGTAGTTAGTTGTTCACAGCAGGGACTACATTTTGTCTCCTCTGAGAGGAGTGATTGTCCACGTACCCGACAGGATGAACATGATTCCTCCACTCAGGGCGATCTGGTCTTTGATGTGCTCCGAGGTTCTGCCAAGCTTGGTGCACCTGAGTCCCAGCACAGAGACGATGATGGAGGCCAGACCGACAAGCAGGGACAGGATCATCAGAGCCCTGCAGGCCTGCAGGTGAGCTAGGAATCACCACACAGTGGTAAAAACTACAGCTGTTGTTATGTCACCGTTTTTTTAGGTGTTTTCCACTTGGAAACATCCTGCAGTTGGCTGGGCTCAGTTAACAGCTAATTTAAAGCAGAATTACCTGACAACTTTGGATTGGAATCTACCGAGGAGGGtttcatgaataaaaacacttcaaacacaGGGTGCTTATTTATGTGTTCCCCAAATATTGtgtgcattaaaaaataattactcaTAGACCATTGATTTATTTTCagaggttttctgtgcaaattcaaaataaaatccaatcCCCTCCTTATCTGCTCCTTTAATTAGAGGCTTATATCAGTCACTACATGTACTAAATAAATATCTACACTACCAGATTTAtcatttactgatatttttagaACAGCATGAGTAACATAAATATGCCTTCTATTTGTACAGAACTGGTTTTacgaaagaaaaatgaaaacgtAATTTATGCACTTTATGCAAGAATGGAGAATGTCAATGccaaaaaatattcacagaatGAACATGAAATTTGAACAtgaaaaagtacattttgtcTCAAATTATTCTTTATCTGTCTTCAATGTGGAGATTATTAGGCCAAAGTGTCCCcatcagcagcagaactgactgTGATCAACTGCTGTTTGTCACTggatcactgtgacactgaaggaaactgaaaaacagcaggattctgaaGGATGTGCTACATTTCTAAATTGATTTCTGGAGGTTGATTGAGGAGGAGCATCGAAGGTATCAAGATCCTCAGGAGATGGAAGAATAAAATATAAGTAAAAAACCTCATAATTAAttcagaaaaattaaaaatgataattacAATCCATTACCCATCCAACTAAAATCCCATTATTGGCTCAATTACATTAACGGTTGGTGAATTAATATCGGTGATAACTTCAGAACTTGAAATAGGCCCAACACTAGtggttttttaatgtttctttttatagtTCTGTTTCTACAGTGTCATACATGGGTCCAGGTTGTGCTGGACACATTTCCTCTGTAGCAGTACAATCAGTGTGTGCTGCGTCCTCACCTGGAAGCCCCAGCAGCGTCTTGAACTTGCTGCACTGGATCGAGCCCAGCGAGGTAGCGGCGCAGCTCATCCACAGGCCTTCAAACTGCCACTGACTGGTTGTGACCGACTCTGCCTGACTCCTCATCTTCCATACCTGAGAGGAGGTGCTGCTGGACTGCAGACACCAGGACACCACGCCCAGAATCAGGCCCATGACCTGCAGGCCCACTGCCATGCTCAAAGTCCCTACACACACCTGGAAACACAGCAGGTCAACACCACCAACCAGCTCCGACACTGAACAAACTTCAGCACAGTAAGTGATTTTTAAGCTTCAGGGGAAAAGAGATCCAGCAGTTGTACAGTAGCACGATCATCCCGTCAgtgtgtacattaatgagaaataaaatgaacttttttgattttggcaaatggctgcaatgacacaaagagtgaaacatttaaaggggtctgaatactttccgtatccactgtatatataacagatatatatttatgtttcaaaTTGCATTCAAGGCTAAAAGCATTGtgctaatctaatctaatttatcAGGTTTTGGTCACTGACACATTATCTGTGTTACTACCACAAAGTAGTAACATTAGAACGAGACAAGGAGTATTAATGATCTTATTAGGCTTAAATTCCAAGTATGATGTTATTCTATAGTCTGGCTATTACCAAAAAGACCATCACAGTGTTACAGTATCTCTCTCACTCTGAATATCTCACCAATATATAGTTTCACTTATAAAAGTTCAGTAAAAGAGCTGCACTGCAGGTTCTtataacagaagaaaacagtaCATTTGTCAGTGATGGATGTACACTTGTGAAAGGAACAAGCAACTCCTGGTCCTGGTGGGCTAACCAGCACGAAGATTAGAGAATGGTGCCATCTATTCTTTGATGATTACATCACTCAAAcagtacaaaatgaaaaaaaggaatttagtaacaaacaaagaaaaaagtgaaaaatgatgGATTATCTGCCGTCACAGCCACAGGGTCTGTGTTCTTACCGTCAGCTCAGATTTGGAGGATGAAGTGAAGTTTTTCCTGGTTTTTGTCAATTGTCGCTCCAACTGTTTGTCAAGCTTGTTTTTGTGGGGTTTTCGGTGTGAACCTGGTCTGAGGACTGTTGGCGTTAAGGGTCGATGAACTCTGGAAAAGGCCGAACAGCCACTGAACATACATCACTGAACACACATGACTGTTCAGGAATCCCAGTTTCACCTCTGACTCTTGTTTGTTATGAGCAGGACTTTTTaatacttttccttttttttttaccaaatgaGTACTTCACTGTAAAACTGATCAAAagattgaaatgaaaacagtgaaaataattgTTTGCTGCCGTTGAACAGCACAGCTCCTATTATTCGTCATGAGTATTTTTATCTTCCTGGCAACGTTTTTCCTTGTAGTAGAGGCTGTTGTGTGTTGTACAGCCTGTGTGCCTCACAGCTGCATACAGAAACTAAACTCTCACTCACTGTCTGAGACGGTTTGTGGACTTTATACTGATGAGAGTTCCTCTGTTGACTAAACTGACATCACGTTTGCAGGTCACAGTCAACTACTTAGCCCGAATATTCCAGTTTCGGTCAGGTTTTGTACTTAAAGATCAGTGCAGGATTTTTCAAGTCAGTGACGATGAGTCCATATACACACGGGAATGTTTTGTTGCTGAAGCAGCATATTCATATGAACTATGAGCACAACAAACCTACACATCTACCAGAAGGTTTCAGGGAGAGCAGAGTCAAATGTACTAAACTGACAGTTTGACGTttgttctcagatcagatctgggccacctCCACATGTGGTCCTAGAGCTGATTCCTatccgatgtgtgagtgtgcgagcgcCGTCAGAAGGGTCAGATCAGAAttcatgtggttgttttaacgtctccctcctctgcacatatCGCCTGTCATCATCATTCAGTgggggaaacatcaacatggaggaggggagcagtggagagaccaggacgcttcacattggttggacatttatggagaagcttctgatggagccaaactggaaggaacatatgggaacccagcagctttggaggaaactgcgCACAAATGACGTTGTAGtctacatttcagttcagtctgtgcatggtggcagtcTACAGAGTTAATATTTTTGAAACAATAGCTTGTGAAAATTTAGTTTGATCAGGGACATTCCTACCCATGACAAATGTTCACGTGACAGTGAACATTTCATGAATCAGGGTACATCAGTCAGCCTCGTTTTACAATTTTCTTTGAAggaaaaccaacaaacaaataagcagAAAGATGAAACTCTGATTTTTAAAGTGAGTCCATGCATATAAAACCTTTACTGTaacttgttgctgctgcttgttCTGGTTTTAACCATGTGTGACTCCTAAAACAGCCAGTGCTGAATTCTTTGattgaaatacacacagctcTGTCAAACACTGACTGATAGAAAAAGTTAGTCAGTTTCCATCAGGGCCTTCAGTGACTGAGTCTGGTTCCAGTGCGATGATTAACTTCTGTCCTCGGTTTGATTTCTTTATTTGAGCTTGAGTTTTCAGGTCCTGTTGTCATGGTATTTTGGggttcaagaaaaaaaaaaacaaaaaacaactgagtcgatttgtttttttaatggaaacaaaaagtgaagaaaatcaaataattatttttataaatatggACATGACTCCACCAGCAGGCTGTGTCTCTGTAAGTCCCATCTGCTTCCTGTAACCTGGTTCTGGTGAAGCCGATCAGTGCAGGGATCCAGGGTCTAtttgctgcagcttctctctctgCACATCTGTGCAtctaaaatgtttctgttcatcAGTGCTGCT contains these protein-coding regions:
- the LOC113138571 gene encoding claudin-1-like, whose protein sequence is MFSGCSAFSRVHRPLTPTVLRPGSHRKPHKNKLDKQLERQLTKTRKNFTSSSKSELTVCVGTLSMAVGLQVMGLILGVVSWCLQSSSTSSQVWKMRSQAESVTTSQWQFEGLWMSCAATSLGSIQCSKFKTLLGLPAHLQACRALMILSLLVGLASIIVSVLGLRCTKLGRTSEHIKDQIALSGGIMFILSGVFSLTAVSWYAGRVIHDFYDPLYGGVRFELGTGLYLGWAASSLAVLGGSLLCCSCRRTSPAPPARQFSYNYSTTSRGQNIYRVAPASDSSSSKAYV